The following DNA comes from Ricinus communis isolate WT05 ecotype wild-type chromosome 10, ASM1957865v1, whole genome shotgun sequence.
TGCTTTCTCCATCAGATTGGCAATTGCGGGTCCGTCAAACACAAACCTTCGTCTGGTAATCTTACCTCTTTTCCGAAAGTGGCTCCCATAAGCCATAACATTTGCATCTCTTGGGAATGCGCCATACTGAGGAAACATAGACGTGCCGTCAAAGTTAGGATAGCAGGCTTTAGTAGACTGTTCATCACATGCTATGGCAGCCCAAGCTTTTAGAAATGAAGCTAAACCAGATCCGTCCATGACCGTGTGCAAAACATAAACACCGATGGCAATTCCACCACAAGCAAAGATGGTTTCTTGAATCATGGAAACATAAGATCCTGAAGTTGGCTCATCCGTACTTGGCAACAATTTATATAGTGAATTGAGATCAGGCTGCTGTAGATAATCAGAAAGAGCAATTTTGGTTCTTGCCGCTACAAAGAATGCACCTTCATCACTGCAATCAATGGAAAAATCGTCTTTAATTTTTCCTGCAAGTGGGTGAAATCTTGTTAAGGTTTGGGACAAGGATTGCTGTAGTAATAGTAATCTCTTGGAGAtgatatcatcatcatcatcatctttgaCAGGATTTATGTCCTGGTTGGAATAGAAAAGGATCATCGGTGTATAGACAAGAGGCATAAATTGATCCAATAAAGAAATCTTGTAGGTTCTTAGGTCAGAGGGTGTTGGTACAGAGGGTTTAATGCATCCTTTAGAAAGAATATCAATTTCCATTTTCATCTGAAGCTTTTGCTTGGTTGTGATTCAAAAACAAGTTTCTGCTCACATGAACAAGataccaaaagaaaaataattacatatagaCTGAGTTTACCgtaaaactaattttagtcAAGTcagtataatataattaattagtgtaGTTGTAATTTAGGGCTGATTAACGGCCACTTGCAACCTTGTTCATTTATCTAATCATATAAATGGGTTGTTATTGactttaaattagaaaaagaacaaaataattaattgcactttgtttttccttattgctggataattattttgaagCCTATGGtctaacattaaattttttaagttaaataatCTTAGCCATTGATCTTAAGAGAAGTAACTAAGCATGATTATAGTTTAATACATTTTAGTATCctcaattaataatttaattgaatggAACGTTTTTAGCCTACACAAACAGAACAGCCTTTAAATCATTGACCTTTTTTAGCATGCAGGACAAgattgcttttatttatttggtcaTGATTTTTGAGCTAGAGAACTTCaccattttttaatattaacactGAAAGAAGTGGGTGTGACTAACGAAAGAAGTATAAAACTcattaacaataaattttttttttaaaaagatatgaatattttattaataaaaactaataagtacattttaatataaaagataaaaataaacatcaaacatcaaaaaatataaataaagaaactcATATCAATCATCAATTGTATTGACGGGGTAATCAATTGTAATTCTACGAAAAGAATGCTCCATTAGATAGCACTAagttatatatcaattttatagaTGTCTTTTCATGAACTGAATTGTTTGATTGTCGAATTtaatctctttttctcttcgcTACTCTCATAGAAGGAGAACTCAACATCTCTATAATGGATGACCATAAAACTCCTATAGAAGAAGAACTCAAAACTCTTATAATAGAGGACCATACCacttctaaaaaaatattaatatttatttattaaaactaattaataacaaaaaaaggaCCATAGCTGATCAAAAAATGGCCGACAGTGAGCCAATAGATGAAACTTTAatgaagaataagaaaaaagagaaaaaaagaaagaaaagaaacggTTAAATTTTTAGAGATAGAATTAACTCATTaacaaaaattgaattttattaaataaagttttaacTATTACTAATAGACAACCTTTactgtttataattttttaatatttttatatttaaacaatGTATTTCTTATGAGTCAGGCTTATtctaatatcatattaaattttaaaatatgaaaaaaatattatataaaataactaaaatgtTAAATCTTAGTAATAAAAGATTTTACCACTATCTTTAAATGCAACCAAAGTTTAAtatcattcaaattttgaaaaatgtgaaaaataatattgaaatagaTTAAACGTAAAGTTTAtactaaaatagataaaacaTAGAATcctattaatagaaataattagAGTGCaagatttattaataataatatacacgaataaaaattatatcgtAATTTAGTTTTATGCTATGTTTTAAGAATCAGCCTTGGAATACTTAATTCCATGCACCTATATGATAATTACTTGATTATCCAACCAAGGCATAAGAACAATATTGCTGATCTTATTGCTTAAATTGAATTTAgctctttttaaaattttttaaatattttagccCAAATCTTTACATATTTAACTCCAATTAGCcctatttataaaaataagagattgAATTACACAGTTCCTAAAAAGAGAGTGGatagaatgaaaataaaaaaaatattaattcttatactagattatttaaattaaaaaaatatattaatatttaaaaaaatacataataaaaaataaatattgctataatattttttttttcttaataacaGTAAAAGAGACAATAACAGTAATAGTGGTATCGAAGGCGGTAGAGGTAAAAACGATTTCAGCGAAAATAATGTTGATAATACTTATTGCTTAAttacattcattttattataattataaaatagtttttaaataatattataatttttatttattttttatttttaagagcatttttttcaaaatatgattaatttgagctaaatatataaaattttaactaaaaaatctataaatttaaaaaataactaaattcagcctaatatgataaaattagtattcaAATTGCACTTCATTGCAATGTTTTATTATTAGCTccgtttcttttatttattatttgggTTTCCAATTTCTAGAAATGTGTCTACATTgcttaattatttaagtttatgCATTTTGGTTTTCAATGTCTATATATGCGCCAAATGTATCTTACTGGTTTAGAAAAGGAGAAAGGGTCAATTTAACCCTTGAATTTATGACTAATGTCAAATAGACCCAATTTATAAATGTTTAGTAAATaaccttttaaatttatgtctaATGgtcaaataaatctaatttaaacttttttatcaaatagCCCCCTAAATTTATGTTCAAGAGTCaaatatatctaatttaaattattttaaaaaaattaagttttatttaaattataaaatttaaaaataaaatttattttattaatttactgatGCAATATTTAATAACACGCTATACAAAAGCATACTcaaaaaactttaaatttttagaattaattgaatatgtcaaattttcaactttcttaataaatGGATCTCTAACTTtctaagaattaaataaatcaaatttcaaCTCTCTTAATAAATGGATTTAtgacttattatttttgggttaattacattcaaattttaaattttatcaaacacaCTCTTACATAGCGCATcactatatattttaaataaatagtatttttagtttttataatgcaattgaaatctaaaaatttaatgttattttatttaaaaaaaaaacattgaCGTCAAAAACCCTTTTGAAATCTTCATTTTCTGTGGCTAATATCCTGGGTTCCAAGTTAACTGAATCACCAGCATTGTTGAACATGATATCAAGCTTTCCATACTTCATGACAACTAAATCTGCagtattttaaatatcagAATCACATGATACATCGGAATGAACATAAGAAATGATTTATTGATCAGTCTGATCATCTTGCTTGGATATCTGCAAACTGCAATGAGAACCTTGGTTCCACGTTTAATcatttatgtaaattaaataattctattatattatttgaattatctatataaattatataattcagttacatttaaaaatttcatgaataagtataattagttaaatattttattaaaatgtaattttcatttaaattagaAGAATTTACTTTGTGACTTGAGaatgaattaatatattattgcaAACTATAGAAGGaattaatgtaatattatatattgagGGACTAGCTAGAATAATATGGTAAActttaaaagagaaatgatAATTATTCCTGTATTTCTTATTTCGTCAATCGAAGAGCAagtttcttctttcatttaaaaaaaagatgatgAAAAACTAATAAACGAAGAAATTAATGTATCATTATAAAGTTGTAATAGAAATCTAACATCTATTGAAAAGTGAGGTTCTAACTTTTGTAGTATGAAAAAGCTTAAGGGGCAAACTGTAAGTATCTTTGAAAACTTTTATGTGCATAAAGTTGAAATGTTCAGCTGAAATTAAATTGAAGaatctattatatttttactctGCTTTAATAACCatcactatatatatatatattgctaacatggtattaatcatatttattaaatattaaagataatgcatcttttaactaattaatataatttcctttgttaattctcttaataaaatcaacagTACATTATTAATCATCATATCATTATTGTTGACGTTTATTTACatagtattattatattaatatatataaaacatatataagaCTCTTTATTAGCAAATTAAATATCACTTATTggtaaaagagaaaaaaactaaatattattaaaaaattattataatactcaACCCAACATATTAACAATATTAACTTATGACTATATAGTGCTAATATgacattaatcatatttattaaataattttgactaatttaatatcttttaactaattaatactATATCATATTGTTATatagtataatttaaattttaactttaatttttatttttaattaattaatttcacttttattattaaaataaaatattaataagtatGTAGTATTGTATGATGTTTAGAAATATAAGACAATTCTTAAGATTTGGATATATTAtatggtttaatttttatttttataatattaaaatttaatatttatatgaaaagcaaaatattatttatgaatttaataaaaattttattattaaattaaaataagaatattatatataattttttttaaaaataagtccAACTATATCATTTTAAGCAAAACTATATAGTTTTAAAGTAATCtgcataattataaataaaattacaaagtttgagtaaaactataaattttgaGTAAAACTATATAGTTTTAATGTactaaactaaaagaaaacttaTCACAAATTACACCCTAATTGTATTTCACATCTCAAACTCACATCCACCCTTTCTCTCAACTCACGCTTCCATCCTCACAAACTCATAGTCTCTCTGTCGCCGTTGCTGCCATTGCTATCGCCACTGCTGTCGTCACCTTCACCGTTGCTTCACTTCTCTTCATGTGTTTAGGCATTGACTTCTACAGTGATACTGCTTTTTGGTACTTTCCTTTTCATTAGTTTTGAATCATTTCTCACTAGatcatcttctttatttctaATTACAATACCTTTCTTATTGTCAGTTTTGTATCATGTTTTTTCAGCTAGAATCTCTCTCTTATAATCAACTGTTTTGTTCTTTTCCTTCTatttactattaatttatcaGTTATAGCCAGAAAGGTGAAAATGAATTGGGTTCTTAAGAGGGGGTCTCGTTGATGAAACAATATGCAAAAGTCACAATCATATTTCTTGGAGGATTTGGCCACCGAGACAAACACGCAATTACAAACTCTTTGTGGAAGAAGTAAACTTGCTTGTTGTTTTTTGCTAGCTAGATATTGTtgttgaatatatatatatatatatatatatatgagataGATTTTGGTTATGGTAGGACAGGAATTTTGCAAACCCTGTTGCAAACATGTCAAAACCTTGTTTGAAGAAGAAATctgtaattatattaatatatcatgttATTTTGGTTGGGTTGTATTAATAGATTGAAAACTTAATGttagattatattttgtaatgtggttgtttttgttaatttttgtttatatattttaaaattgaactATTGTAAACTGGTTCGGTAAATGagtattcatttaattatctaaattttcatataaatgAGTATTTAATAGGTAAATATCTGttatctatttaaatatccataaaatctaaaaattagttatttaatttaaacggGACTTAATCGGATTcagataatatataaatatttttattcgaATTTAGAACGAGTTcaaattaacaataataattttctaaacGAATTTGAGACTagtttagaaatatattttttaattagtttcaaatttaaatatttttaatggatGAGTAACCTACCCATTGCACATCCCTGTATTAGAGATTCCACTTTACAGTAGTCTAGCATTTTAGGAAAGATAGAAATGTAGATTAAGAAAATACAAATCATGATAGTAtctttttgcttctttttacttttttct
Coding sequences within:
- the LOC8271124 gene encoding stemmadenine O-acetyltransferase encodes the protein MEIDILSKGCIKPSVPTPSDLRTYKISLLDQFMPLVYTPMILFYSNQDINPVKDDDDDDIISKRLLLLQQSLSQTLTRFHPLAGKIKDDFSIDCSDEGAFFVAARTKIALSDYLQQPDLNSLYKLLPSTDEPTSGSYVSMIQETIFACGGIAIGVYVLHTVMDGSGLASFLKAWAAIACDEQSTKACYPNFDGTSMFPQYGAFPRDANVMAYGSHFRKRGKITRRRFVFDGPAIANLMEKARAETGVPENPTRVEVVSALLIKHMMAIFKAKSGVDKPLAINHAVNMRRRMVPPIPECSVGNFVWPAATICKPNETQLSSLVYQLKEAIMKINSDFVRNIKGGDHGGFIKLYELKKEAASSFTSPLFSNGVDYVLFSSWCNFGLYQVDFGWGKPVWTTTARYSNGDLEIPFLNSIVLMDARKNKGIEAWMVLDEDIMVMLDKDKNFIQYASPNPSPLN